Proteins encoded in a region of the Halothiobacillus diazotrophicus genome:
- a CDS encoding GNAT family N-acetyltransferase, which yields MPLTHRPVAEKDIQVICGFPQSEDELFFLFPKAAFPLTPSQLQDAIALRSDSTVAELDGEVAAFANFYRWEAGGCCSIGNVIVSPVARGRGVGRYLIEQMIGFAFSKHQAAEVTVSCFNQNVAGLLLYPKLGFQPYAVEERHDKKGNRVALIHMRLPRNAT from the coding sequence ATGCCGCTGACCCATCGCCCTGTTGCCGAAAAAGACATTCAAGTCATTTGCGGTTTTCCGCAAAGCGAAGATGAGTTGTTTTTCTTGTTCCCAAAGGCGGCATTCCCGCTGACCCCATCGCAGTTGCAGGACGCAATCGCACTGCGTTCAGACTCAACGGTAGCGGAACTTGACGGTGAAGTTGCCGCTTTCGCCAACTTCTACCGCTGGGAGGCTGGCGGCTGTTGCTCCATTGGCAACGTCATCGTTTCCCCGGTGGCTCGTGGGCGCGGCGTGGGACGTTATCTCATTGAACAGATGATTGGCTTTGCTTTCTCAAAACATCAGGCCGCCGAGGTGACAGTATCGTGTTTCAATCAAAATGTTGCTGGCCTGCTGCTTTATCCGAAACTGGGGTTTCAGCCTTATGCCGTCGAGGAACGGCATGACAAGAAAGGAAATCGGGTTGCACTTATTCACATGCGGTTGCCACGAAACGCAACCTAA
- a CDS encoding contact-dependent growth inhibition system immunity protein, which produces MAEQNRDLEQLFDAYFHQDWAVEHASWQAVAEQFVADSNAPLPEYVATKLSELSESPISDCELSQAVQAMGCYYWPGSEHGYRSWLQQLAVHLQVAAAANNSSKRTR; this is translated from the coding sequence ATGGCGGAACAGAACAGAGACCTGGAACAACTCTTTGACGCCTACTTCCATCAGGACTGGGCGGTAGAGCACGCCTCTTGGCAGGCGGTTGCTGAGCAGTTTGTAGCGGATTCCAACGCACCCCTGCCGGAATACGTCGCCACCAAGTTGAGCGAGCTTTCCGAGTCTCCCATTTCGGACTGCGAGCTAAGTCAAGCTGTGCAGGCCATGGGGTGTTACTACTGGCCGGGTTCAGAACACGGGTACCGTTCTTGGCTTCAGCAACTAGCCGTACACTTGCAGGTGGCTGCGGCGGCTAACAACTCGTCCAAGCGGACACGCTGA
- a CDS encoding type 2 periplasmic-binding domain-containing protein translates to MNWKNKMWKYLTAFFVLLIILNPEMAQLAFFIDAVGLEMFLMLLEVQFIAILGMFFNTKIKPIFSYIINLYSKHFLTLSWKNIKEHPENLMLAVPSPAALMNMLVFLVAVGILLNAH, encoded by the coding sequence ATGAACTGGAAAAATAAAATGTGGAAGTATTTAACAGCATTTTTCGTGCTGTTAATTATACTTAATCCAGAAATGGCGCAGCTCGCATTTTTTATTGATGCAGTTGGTTTAGAAATGTTTCTAATGTTATTAGAAGTTCAGTTCATCGCAATACTAGGTATGTTTTTTAATACGAAAATTAAACCAATATTTTCATATATCATAAACTTATACTCTAAACACTTCCTGACATTGTCATGGAAAAATATTAAAGAACATCCTGAAAACCTTATGCTAGCTGTACCAAGTCCAGCAGCCCTTATGAATATGTTAGTTTTTTTGGTAGCAGTTGGTATCTTACTCAATGCTCATTAA
- a CDS encoding GIY-YIG nuclease family protein has protein sequence MKVIYKITYPNGKIYIGQDITDDINYFGSANSTLIAQDFTREQRRDFTIRKEILWESDTVTDGELNQKEREYILAFRSNDPAIGYNRNPPFKG, from the coding sequence ATGAAAGTGATCTACAAAATCACATACCCAAACGGCAAGATTTACATTGGCCAAGACATAACAGACGACATCAATTATTTTGGCAGCGCGAATAGCACACTGATTGCACAAGACTTCACAAGAGAACAACGCCGCGACTTCACCATAAGAAAAGAAATTCTTTGGGAGTCAGACACCGTAACGGATGGTGAGTTAAATCAAAAAGAGCGAGAGTACATTCTGGCATTTCGCTCCAATGATCCCGCTATCGGTTACAACAGAAACCCTCCGTTCAAAGGGTAG
- a CDS encoding DUF7947 five-stranded beta-barrel domain-containing protein, with product MTSITFAIKYHYGDAEQGRLDMYDASVSFQGFARALSITAHALLNDGEIRKKGHQITGGELYINPSRKGSFEQIVTFVITNQDAIGASIAAAAFYDLIKWTWSKTLEIAYEPETPHVRKLSERIEPFIGEMEEVLEVPLEQAHRPIKKDENVVVTIKRQRIGEVVRWDSSTLEKVSLRVEEATTHNIRGNVTRYNILSGYGRFYDDELDRTVSFKIGDDVSSAQKQLLTWSMHYAQETQGEGKLFIDAKRVLTSKGVTKRYLISTIKQA from the coding sequence ATGACATCGATTACATTCGCCATAAAATATCATTATGGTGATGCCGAACAAGGACGGCTTGACATGTATGATGCGTCGGTGTCATTCCAGGGTTTTGCGCGGGCACTCTCAATTACAGCTCATGCCTTATTGAATGATGGTGAAATAAGAAAAAAAGGGCACCAGATAACAGGTGGCGAACTCTATATTAATCCATCAAGGAAAGGTAGCTTTGAGCAGATAGTAACGTTCGTAATTACCAACCAAGATGCAATTGGCGCCAGCATTGCAGCCGCAGCTTTCTATGATCTCATAAAGTGGACATGGTCAAAAACACTAGAGATTGCCTACGAACCAGAAACACCACACGTACGAAAATTATCTGAGAGAATTGAGCCATTTATTGGTGAAATGGAAGAAGTGCTTGAGGTCCCGCTAGAACAAGCGCATAGACCGATCAAAAAAGATGAAAATGTGGTTGTCACTATCAAGCGCCAGAGAATCGGTGAGGTTGTTCGTTGGGATTCATCAACTTTGGAGAAAGTGTCGCTTCGTGTCGAAGAGGCTACTACGCACAACATTCGCGGCAACGTTACTCGATACAATATACTGTCTGGCTACGGAAGGTTCTATGATGATGAGCTAGATAGAACCGTATCATTTAAAATTGGTGATGATGTTAGTTCAGCACAAAAACAACTCCTTACGTGGTCAATGCACTACGCACAGGAAACTCAAGGTGAGGGAAAACTGTTTATTGACGCCAAGAGGGTCCTTACCTCAAAAGGAGTCACAAAGCGTTATTTAATTTCTACTATCAAACAGGCGTAA
- a CDS encoding HNH endonuclease has protein sequence MKYLSLFRMPTPMKITGRSSSITNAFINSIIPVVLPSAEEVKQALEILRMTPETFQCAYCGSVASEWDHLRPLVKDKKPTGYISEIHNLVPSCGKCNQSKGNKEWKTWMLSSAKLSPTARGIKDIPERIKRLEAYENFKAPTKMDFAAIVGPDVWAQHQNNLERVQSLMRESQALATKINTEVANAYKAL, from the coding sequence ATGAAGTATTTGTCACTGTTTCGAATGCCAACCCCGATGAAAATCACCGGGCGATCTTCAAGCATCACGAACGCTTTTATTAATTCGATAATTCCGGTCGTGCTGCCCAGCGCGGAAGAAGTAAAGCAGGCATTGGAAATACTCAGAATGACCCCCGAAACATTTCAGTGTGCATACTGTGGCAGCGTGGCTTCGGAATGGGACCACCTCCGTCCACTCGTAAAAGACAAAAAACCAACTGGGTACATTTCCGAAATCCACAACCTCGTACCTTCCTGCGGAAAGTGCAATCAATCTAAGGGCAACAAGGAGTGGAAAACCTGGATGCTCAGTAGTGCAAAACTATCGCCCACAGCGCGCGGCATCAAGGACATTCCAGAACGAATAAAGCGTTTGGAGGCTTACGAGAATTTCAAGGCACCAACAAAAATGGATTTTGCTGCCATTGTTGGTCCCGATGTGTGGGCGCAACACCAAAACAATCTAGAGCGAGTGCAGTCACTCATGCGCGAATCGCAGGCGCTCGCTACAAAAATCAATACCGAGGTCGCCAATGCATACAAAGCGCTCTAA
- a CDS encoding GNAT family N-acetyltransferase — translation MNIRFARINEIEEIRVLIELSTSNLQAGFYRPEIIGEALELVSGIKKMVIERKLFIAEVSGSIVAIGGYKHLQGSNEAELKAFFVHPGHARQGVASEILNKCVAQLKLEKVKRLFLVATLAGEPFYIKHGFKESNRESVTLSSGSKFEVVHMKKTL, via the coding sequence ATGAATATTCGGTTTGCTCGAATAAATGAAATAGAAGAAATACGAGTTCTAATTGAGTTGTCTACCAGTAATTTACAAGCGGGATTTTATCGCCCTGAAATTATAGGGGAAGCATTAGAGCTTGTTTCTGGAATCAAAAAAATGGTTATTGAAAGAAAATTATTTATTGCGGAGGTATCAGGTAGCATTGTTGCTATCGGAGGGTATAAGCATTTGCAAGGAAGTAATGAAGCGGAATTAAAGGCATTCTTTGTTCACCCTGGGCATGCGAGGCAAGGGGTCGCCAGCGAAATACTGAATAAATGTGTAGCTCAACTAAAACTAGAAAAAGTTAAAAGACTGTTTCTGGTTGCCACATTAGCTGGCGAACCGTTTTACATTAAACACGGTTTTAAAGAGTCAAATAGAGAGAGCGTTACTCTTTCTAGTGGTTCGAAGTTTGAAGTGGTTCATATGAAAAAAACACTATGA
- a CDS encoding IS3 family transposase (programmed frameshift), translating to MSSKRYPEEFKREAVRQVTDRGHSVAQVADRLGVTTHSLYAWIKKYGPRSDEYQVKADDQAEIRRLQKELKRVTEERDILKKGRGVLRQGIRVRYAFIAEHRKQWAVRRLCALLDVHPSGFYAWMRAPRSARSREDDRLSGLIKQFWLESGAVYGYRKIHSDLREVGETCGPNRVHRLMRGAGIRAQVGYRKPRHRAGTVHQVTPNRLQRQFNSEAPNEGWVTDITHIRTHEGWLYLAVVLDLFSRRVIGWSMQSRITRDLVLDALLMAVWRRKPTGKVVVHSDQGSQYTSHDWSAFLRAHGLEGSMSRRGNCHDNAVAESFFQLLKRERVKRKIYNTRDEARADIFDYIEMFYNTRRHHGSNELMSPVDYERRHHERLECV from the exons ATGAGCAGCAAGCGTTATCCCGAAGAATTCAAACGTGAAGCGGTCCGGCAGGTAACGGATCGTGGTCACAGCGTGGCCCAGGTTGCCGATCGATTGGGCGTCACGACCCACAGCCTGTATGCCTGGATCAAGAAGTACGGCCCACGGTCCGATGAGTATCAGGTCAAGGCCGATGACCAAGCTGAAATCCGCCGCCTGCAAAAGGAACTCAAGCGAGTCACGGAGGAGCGCGACATCCTAAAAAAGG GCCGCGGCGTACTTCGCCAAGGAATCCGGGTGAGGTACGCCTTTATTGCGGAACATCGTAAGCAGTGGGCTGTGCGACGGCTATGCGCCTTACTGGATGTGCATCCGAGCGGGTTCTACGCCTGGATGCGCGCACCACGGTCTGCACGAAGTCGCGAGGATGACCGCTTATCGGGGCTGATCAAACAGTTCTGGCTAGAGTCGGGGGCCGTCTATGGCTATCGCAAGATTCACAGCGATCTACGTGAGGTTGGCGAGACATGCGGTCCCAACCGCGTGCATCGCCTCATGCGCGGAGCAGGTATACGGGCACAGGTGGGTTATCGAAAACCACGACACAGGGCCGGCACTGTCCACCAGGTCACCCCAAATCGTCTGCAGCGTCAGTTCAACTCGGAGGCACCGAACGAGGGCTGGGTGACCGACATCACGCATATCCGTACCCACGAGGGCTGGTTGTATCTGGCGGTGGTACTGGATTTGTTCTCGCGCCGGGTCATCGGTTGGTCCATGCAATCACGGATTACCCGAGATTTGGTGCTGGATGCGTTGTTGATGGCCGTATGGCGGCGCAAACCCACCGGCAAGGTGGTGGTGCATTCGGATCAAGGCAGCCAATACACCAGTCACGACTGGAGTGCGTTTCTGAGAGCCCACGGGCTGGAGGGCAGCATGAGCCGGCGCGGCAATTGCCACGACAATGCGGTCGCGGAAAGCTTCTTTCAGCTACTGAAACGTGAGCGGGTAAAACGGAAAATCTACAACACAAGAGACGAAGCCCGGGCTGACATCTTCGATTACATCGAGATGTTCTATAACACCCGACGTCATCATGGTTCTAACGAATTGATGTCGCCTGTAGACTACGAGCGGCGTCACCACGAACGGTTGGAATGTGTCTAG
- a CDS encoding GFA family protein: protein MIWHKGGCHCGRVRFEVEAPEVLAVSECNCSICSKTGYLHLIVPKSRFRLISGQDDLVTYTFDTHEAKHLFCRTCGIKSFYIPRSHPDGYSVNARCLDEGTVTGMDIEPFDGKHWEANIHRLTPLANP, encoded by the coding sequence ATGATTTGGCATAAAGGCGGTTGTCACTGCGGCAGGGTGCGTTTCGAGGTCGAGGCGCCGGAAGTCCTGGCCGTGTCCGAATGCAACTGTTCGATTTGCTCGAAAACCGGCTATCTGCATTTGATCGTGCCCAAATCGCGATTCCGGCTGATTTCCGGGCAGGACGATCTCGTTACCTATACCTTCGATACGCATGAAGCGAAGCATCTCTTTTGCCGGACCTGCGGGATCAAGTCTTTCTACATACCCCGGTCGCACCCCGACGGTTATAGCGTGAATGCCCGATGCCTGGATGAAGGTACGGTCACGGGGATGGATATCGAGCCATTCGATGGCAAGCACTGGGAAGCCAATATTCATCGATTGACGCCCCTTGCCAATCCATAG
- a CDS encoding DMT family transporter, whose amino-acid sequence MVAFAANSLLCREALASGGIGAASFTLIRLVSGATFLWLLVGLRQRTWAVGGDWLSALALFGYAAGFSFAYVGLSAGTGALLLFGAVQITMIAHGLRAGERLTAWQAVGALAAFAGLVWLVLPGVQAPPLLGAVLMIGAGIAWGVYSLRGRGGASPIRATTGNFVRSVPLALGLFAVVHVSGLQEPMAAQGVFYAVASGALASGLGYALWYAVLPALRATTAATLQLSVPIIAALGGVLLLGEALTLRFGVATLAVLGGLLVFILSRLAPHDFGQAFEFSKSGDIRDESP is encoded by the coding sequence ATGGTCGCGTTTGCGGCCAATTCGCTGCTGTGTCGAGAGGCGCTGGCTTCGGGGGGGATCGGTGCGGCGAGCTTTACCCTGATTCGCCTCGTTTCCGGCGCGACATTCCTGTGGCTGCTGGTGGGATTGCGGCAACGAACCTGGGCGGTTGGGGGCGATTGGTTGTCGGCACTGGCCCTGTTCGGTTATGCGGCGGGTTTTTCCTTTGCCTATGTCGGTTTGAGTGCCGGAACCGGGGCGCTGCTGCTGTTCGGGGCCGTGCAAATCACCATGATCGCCCACGGCCTGCGTGCCGGTGAGCGGCTGACCGCATGGCAGGCTGTCGGGGCACTCGCCGCCTTCGCGGGGTTGGTCTGGCTGGTCTTGCCGGGGGTGCAGGCGCCACCGTTGCTCGGGGCCGTACTGATGATCGGCGCCGGTATTGCCTGGGGGGTGTATTCCCTGCGTGGCAGGGGCGGCGCATCGCCGATCCGGGCAACGACCGGCAATTTCGTGCGATCCGTCCCCTTGGCGCTTGGGTTGTTTGCCGTCGTTCATGTGTCTGGCCTGCAGGAACCGATGGCGGCGCAGGGGGTATTCTACGCCGTGGCTTCCGGCGCGCTGGCTTCCGGCCTGGGATATGCCCTGTGGTATGCCGTGCTTCCCGCTCTGCGAGCCACCACGGCAGCCACCTTGCAGCTCTCCGTGCCGATCATCGCAGCGCTTGGCGGCGTATTGCTGTTGGGCGAGGCGTTGACGTTGCGGTTCGGGGTGGCAACACTTGCCGTATTGGGCGGGTTGCTGGTGTTCATTCTTTCTCGTCTGGCGCCGCACGATTTCGGGCAGGCTTTTGAATTTTCGAAATCAGGGGATATTCGTGATGAATCACCATGA
- a CDS encoding aldo/keto reductase, with amino-acid sequence MNHHEAPMLGGRRLNRMGFGAMRLPGVRDVPENTERARSILRRAVALGATLIDTADFYGSGLANRSISEALSPYPEDLIIATKVGVKAGAGGRPESAATPDEIRASVARNLETLGVERLDLVFLRLAGGPLADSGVPIETSLGCLAELQAQGLVGHVGLSSASMTDIERANAVVPIEAVQNAYFIGHTDSRDVLAWCDSVGIPFLAYFPLGMGKLPKHDAALQRIATARGATAAQIALAWLLALSPMMVPIPGTADLAHLEENMDAVLLDLSGDEVAQLNAVGD; translated from the coding sequence ATGAATCACCATGAGGCACCCATGCTGGGGGGACGCAGACTGAACCGTATGGGGTTCGGGGCCATGCGTCTTCCCGGCGTTCGAGACGTGCCGGAAAATACCGAGCGCGCCCGTTCGATTCTGCGGCGCGCCGTCGCGCTCGGGGCGACGCTGATCGATACGGCCGATTTCTATGGCTCTGGCCTGGCCAACCGGTCGATCTCAGAGGCTTTATCTCCGTATCCGGAGGATCTGATCATCGCCACCAAGGTCGGCGTCAAAGCCGGGGCAGGGGGGCGTCCCGAATCCGCCGCAACGCCCGATGAGATTCGTGCATCCGTGGCGCGAAACCTGGAAACTTTGGGCGTGGAACGTCTGGATCTCGTTTTTCTGCGGCTGGCGGGGGGGCCGCTGGCGGATTCCGGTGTGCCAATCGAAACCTCTTTGGGGTGCCTTGCCGAGTTGCAGGCTCAGGGACTGGTTGGCCATGTTGGCTTGAGCAGCGCTAGCATGACGGACATCGAGCGCGCAAACGCCGTGGTCCCCATCGAGGCGGTGCAGAACGCCTATTTCATTGGGCATACCGATTCCCGCGACGTTCTGGCCTGGTGCGACAGTGTGGGTATTCCATTTCTGGCGTACTTCCCGTTGGGCATGGGCAAGCTACCCAAGCACGATGCGGCATTGCAGCGAATCGCAACAGCCCGAGGGGCCACCGCAGCACAGATCGCTCTGGCCTGGCTGTTGGCCTTGTCGCCGATGATGGTGCCGATTCCGGGGACTGCTGATCTCGCGCACTTGGAAGAAAACATGGATGCTGTCCTTCTCGACCTATCCGGCGATGAGGTCGCCCAGTTGAATGCGGTCGGTGATTAG
- a CDS encoding DUF4336 domain-containing protein yields MSQLVEYIPNQLWILEYPVHYSGMDLFARMTLIRLPNGDLLVHDPCRIDAAVKAQIDAIGPVRYIVAPGSYHHLYVTDFQREYPAAETWLCPGLERKRPDIPFDWILGNRPDHRWADVLDQVLVQGTKYLWEVAFFHKPSKTLILVDLLENIGNDYRHTAGPGLRFWWKWIFRMWGRPKAAPEYQMGWGDRRVVRRALETIIGWDANRIILAHGELVERDVGKTLTTAWRKVLDA; encoded by the coding sequence ATGAGCCAATTAGTCGAATACATCCCGAATCAGCTCTGGATTCTGGAATATCCCGTGCACTATTCCGGCATGGATCTGTTCGCCCGGATGACGCTGATCCGCCTGCCCAACGGCGATCTGCTCGTGCACGACCCGTGTCGCATCGACGCGGCGGTCAAAGCGCAGATCGACGCCATCGGCCCGGTTCGGTACATCGTCGCGCCGGGGTCATATCACCACCTGTACGTGACGGATTTCCAGCGCGAATATCCGGCGGCGGAGACGTGGCTCTGCCCGGGGCTGGAGCGCAAGCGACCGGATATCCCCTTCGATTGGATTCTGGGCAATCGGCCGGATCATCGTTGGGCGGACGTCCTGGATCAGGTGCTCGTACAGGGCACGAAATACCTATGGGAAGTGGCCTTTTTCCACAAGCCGTCGAAGACGCTGATTCTGGTGGATCTGCTGGAAAACATCGGCAACGATTACCGCCATACGGCCGGTCCGGGCTTACGCTTCTGGTGGAAATGGATCTTCCGGATGTGGGGGCGGCCGAAGGCGGCGCCGGAATACCAGATGGGCTGGGGTGACCGGCGGGTCGTCCGGCGGGCGCTGGAAACCATCATCGGCTGGGATGCCAATCGGATCATCCTCGCTCATGGCGAACTGGTGGAGCGCGACGTCGGCAAGACGCTCACGACCGCCTGGCGCAAGGTGCTGGATGCCTGA
- a CDS encoding DinB family protein yields the protein MAMIEQFRLYADYNRLMNARQYAAVAQLPDSELRGDRGAFFGSVLGTLNHLLVGDILWLKRFASHPASASALSPVIEMRKPVALNEILFDDLAMLRDHRVALDALIVAWLAGLTDGDLGDALAYESMSRGHFRKPIASLISHFFLHQVHHRGQITTLLSQAGVDFGETDLVEIIDDCPI from the coding sequence ATGGCGATGATCGAGCAGTTTCGGCTGTATGCCGACTACAACCGGCTGATGAATGCCCGTCAGTACGCTGCCGTCGCCCAGCTTCCGGACAGCGAATTGCGGGGCGACCGCGGGGCGTTCTTCGGATCGGTACTTGGTACCCTGAACCACCTGCTTGTCGGTGATATCCTGTGGCTCAAGCGATTTGCCAGCCATCCCGCGAGCGCGTCTGCCCTGAGCCCGGTTATCGAGATGCGCAAGCCGGTGGCGCTGAACGAGATTCTGTTCGATGATCTGGCAATGCTTCGCGATCATCGTGTCGCGCTGGACGCACTGATCGTGGCATGGTTGGCCGGGCTCACCGACGGGGATCTGGGGGACGCGCTGGCCTACGAAAGCATGAGCCGCGGCCATTTTCGAAAGCCGATCGCCAGCCTGATCAGTCATTTCTTTCTGCATCAGGTCCACCATCGCGGACAGATCACGACGCTGCTGTCCCAGGCGGGGGTGGATTTCGGGGAAACGGATCTGGTCGAGATCATCGACGATTGCCCGATCTGA
- a CDS encoding VOC family protein, translating into MTNARIEVIGIDHIYLTVSDLRRAESFYDLVLLRTLGFRKSRFALGGDPHIQYYNRHFGYVLRPSHRAGTHDADTPGLHHFCFRVATVEAVQAVSTQLRTLGIDASEAQRYEEYAPDYWATFFSDPDGLRLEVTNYRQERQHRHDNWLMEE; encoded by the coding sequence ATGACCAATGCCAGGATCGAGGTGATCGGGATCGACCATATTTACCTGACGGTATCCGATCTTCGGCGCGCGGAGTCGTTTTACGACCTCGTTTTGCTCCGAACGCTGGGATTCCGCAAGAGCCGATTCGCGCTGGGCGGGGATCCGCATATTCAGTATTACAACCGCCATTTCGGTTACGTGTTGCGACCTTCGCATCGGGCGGGCACCCATGACGCGGACACGCCGGGACTGCATCATTTCTGTTTTCGCGTGGCCACCGTCGAGGCGGTTCAGGCCGTATCGACACAGCTTCGAACCCTGGGGATCGATGCGTCCGAGGCGCAACGCTATGAAGAATACGCCCCGGACTATTGGGCAACGTTCTTCAGCGATCCGGACGGTCTGCGGCTCGAAGTGACCAATTACCGCCAGGAGCGGCAACACCGCCACGACAACTGGTTAATGGAGGAGTGA
- a CDS encoding DUF1272 domain-containing protein has protein sequence MLEIRPTCEHCNKPLPPNAPDARICSYECTFCADCVEAVLHNTCPNCGGGFVPRPIRPARNWKGDNYLGAHPASTRVIFHPVDPERHAQLLAAQSGLPPGLR, from the coding sequence ATGCTGGAAATCCGGCCGACCTGTGAGCACTGCAACAAGCCCCTGCCGCCCAACGCGCCGGATGCGCGTATCTGCAGCTACGAATGCACCTTCTGCGCGGATTGCGTCGAGGCGGTTCTGCACAACACCTGTCCGAACTGTGGCGGTGGTTTCGTGCCGCGGCCCATCCGCCCCGCCAGGAACTGGAAGGGCGACAATTATCTTGGTGCCCATCCTGCGAGCACGCGGGTCATCTTCCACCCCGTCGATCCCGAGCGTCATGCGCAGTTGCTCGCCGCGCAGTCCGGATTGCCGCCCGGGTTGCGGTGA
- a CDS encoding TMEM175 family protein, translating to MTGAVLWANMHLLFWLSLFPFATAWMGENHFASNPTLVYGVVLLMAAVAYFVLQQAIMAADGPDSEPRKALGRDWKGKVSVALYAVGIGASFWRPMLAQAIYAFVALLWLIPDRRIERRMSSRDG from the coding sequence ATGACGGGTGCCGTTCTGTGGGCCAACATGCATTTGCTGTTCTGGTTGTCGCTCTTTCCCTTTGCGACGGCGTGGATGGGCGAGAATCATTTCGCGTCCAACCCAACCCTGGTCTACGGCGTCGTGCTGCTCATGGCGGCTGTGGCCTACTTCGTGCTGCAGCAGGCGATCATGGCGGCGGACGGTCCGGATTCCGAGCCGAGGAAAGCCCTGGGTCGGGATTGGAAAGGCAAGGTATCGGTAGCACTGTATGCGGTGGGTATCGGGGCCTCGTTCTGGCGGCCGATGCTTGCACAGGCCATCTATGCTTTTGTCGCGCTCCTGTGGCTGATTCCCGACAGACGTATCGAACGGCGCATGTCCTCCCGGGATGGCTAG
- a CDS encoding class I SAM-dependent methyltransferase: MSSTLRSQPGKPRGFVGQILGQIIAWYDRLDEAWTVEQLQIADAQKVLEIGFGPGQALGLFAAANPLATLTGIDHSETMSRTALRRNRAAVAAGRVRVLCGTVESLPFADRSFDQAFSVNSVYFWPSPVDAFRELLRVLKPSGYLAVTVRDRQRSSYASFGAENLTALLTAAGFSSVEVRHNGVRWHPLICVIAVK; the protein is encoded by the coding sequence ATGAGCAGTACATTACGCAGCCAACCAGGGAAGCCACGGGGCTTCGTCGGGCAAATCCTCGGTCAGATCATAGCCTGGTATGACCGCCTCGACGAAGCCTGGACCGTCGAGCAGCTCCAGATCGCCGACGCGCAAAAAGTGTTGGAAATCGGTTTCGGTCCGGGTCAGGCGTTGGGGCTTTTTGCCGCGGCAAATCCCCTGGCCACCCTCACCGGGATCGATCACTCCGAGACGATGTCTCGAACGGCACTGCGCAGGAACCGTGCAGCGGTGGCCGCAGGTCGGGTCCGTGTGCTCTGCGGTACCGTTGAATCCCTGCCTTTTGCGGATCGGAGTTTTGACCAGGCCTTTTCCGTCAACAGCGTTTATTTCTGGCCCAGTCCCGTCGATGCATTTCGCGAGTTGTTGCGCGTGCTCAAGCCATCCGGGTATCTTGCGGTTACGGTGCGGGACCGCCAACGGAGCAGCTATGCGTCTTTCGGCGCGGAGAATCTGACGGCTCTGTTGACGGCTGCCGGTTTTTCGTCGGTCGAGGTGCGGCACAACGGCGTCAGATGGCATCCCCTCATCTGCGTCATCGCGGTCAAATGA